The Fulvivirga maritima genome segment TCCTGCCGTATTGATAGAGCTGTCCTCGCTTCTTACGATTTCTTTTCCTCCTGATAATTCAAGTTTTCTGATTAATCCAGTAATGAGAGACTTAAGTTTATATGATTGGTTGACTTGAGAGGCTATTTCTAAAATAAGTTTAATCGCTCTTTTTTGGAAGTCAGAGTTATTTTTTACAACTGCTAATAATTCCACACATGCATGGAATGATTTATATAATTCTCCTTGATTAAACTTGAAAAGAGCGATTGCATAAATTGTATTGGGGTGCTTTGGATCAAGTTCATAAGCTTGTTCAATAAATTTCATTCCTTGATTATCGTTGTGCTGAAGCAGTACAGCACCAATATTATTCAATGTTAGTACATCATTGAATTCATGTGTTAGGATTTCATTGTAAAATTCTAAAGCTGTTTTGGTGTCATTGAATCCTTTCACATAAAGGTTACCCATCATCAAAAGAGCATTTGTGTTCGCAGGATTCCACCGTAAGGCATCAATCAAGGAATCAAGTGCTTGTTCGTAACGGCTTTCATCATAAGCGATTTGTCCCTTTATTCTATGATATTCGGATATGTGAGGTGCCTCTTGGATTAGCTCGTCAAGAACTGGTTTAGCTTTATCATATTGCCCTTTCTCGCATAAGTCAACCACCTTGTTATATCTTGATTCTTGTTTTGAGATCAAGGCTGAATCGACAGATACTTTTATGTAAGAGGGTGTTACCTCAATATTTGGAGTGAAGGGACCTTCTGAGTAATATTTCGTTAGTTCTTCCTTTATTTGAGAATCACTGGACGACTGATCTAAGGACTTGAAAACGGAAAAGAAAAATTGGTCTCGGTTATATTTAATTGTCATAGTTGTCTTCTATTAGGTCTTTGACAGATACGTTAAGGATTTTGGCAATTTCGTACAGAAGTTCAAGGCTTGGTTGCCTTCTATTTTGAGCATAAGAATTAACCATATTGTAACTTTTGTTTAATTTTTTGGCTAACCAAGTTTGCTTAATACCTTTCTCGTCTAAGATTATTTTAATTCTATTCATTTTAATAATAATAGCTGACGCGAAGATAGAAAAGTATCGCATAATTTGATATATAACATACTAAGTAGTGCGTGTTTTTCAGCTTTTTTTGCGTGGCATTAGTGCGCAAAAAAATGTATTAAAATGCATGGAGAGTTTTCAGGTGCTTCAGGGTATATAACGGTTTGGATTATAGTATGTATTATGCAAGGCATCCACTATCCCTATTGTGCGTGTCTTGCATGGGCATCAGGTATCCAAGATGCCAAAATTATTAGAGAGGGTGAAAGTTCCTTATGCGCGGGAGTCGTGTCCAGAAGGAATAGCAAGGTGGTTTGTCGTGAGGCATGCACTGAAGGAAGCGAGACTGCCAATCCCGGTTCCAGCGAACAGAATCAAGCGAAGCGTATCATGGAAACACCTTTTAAAATAAACTGAATATTGAGGCTGTAGGTTGGATGAGGAAACACATCATACTGAATTCCAAAAGTAGTTTTTCACTCAGTACCTTTGGGGTAGACCCAGCGCCCATTCTGAGAAAAAATATGCACTGTCTACCTCCTTGAGCAAGCTAGCAGTAAGGATAGTACAGAAAACCTCTCCATAGGTGAATTAGGATCTCACTTAGTGTTTTGGAATGAAAGGAACCTACAAGCTTTTAAAAGTAAAGATATGTTTGACTCTGAAGGTTATATTGAAAATACTCTTTATCAATATAAAAATTCATCAGAGATTGTTTTTAGGTCAGAAAGGCTCTAAACAGTATATGAGTTAGAGATGAAGGATCCGAAATAATCAATATATTAGCATGTATAACCAAGCATATCTAAATTCCCATAACTCATCCAAATTGCTTAAATTTTCTAATACATTTACTTTTTATACATGAGTAAATTATTTTATATAAATAAGTAATGCTTCTACAGTGTCTATCACTATCTCAAATAAAATGAACACTAAATACTTACTCACTTTACTTAATGTACCAAGCTTTGGAAGGAAATCAATAAAAACAGTATTTGAGCGGTTTTCTGGAAGCTTGTCTGACCTTGAAGATCTAAATGAGCTTTTAAAAAATGGATCAAAACTAAACACTCAGATTAAAGTGCCAGCAAAAGATGTTCTTCAAAGAGCATATGATACAGCTTTGACAATAATGGATAAATCCGATCAAAATGGTATACAGATAATTTCTTGCTATGATGATCTTTTCCCCAATGAACTACATCAAATTCCAGACAGTCCAATTGTTTTGCATGTAAAAGGGAATTTAAGTGCAATTGAACAAAATGAGCGTGTTGCAATAATCGGCACTAGGGAGCCTACGGAATGGGGAGAAAGAGCAGGTAAACGAATAGCTCAAATTTTTACTGAAAGAGGATATGCTGTAGTAAGTGGGTTAGCTAAAGGGTGTGATACAAGTGCCCATATAGGTTGCTTGGAGAGAAACGGAACCACTGTCGCGGTAATGGCATCAGGTCTAGATCATATTTATCCAAGTGATAATAAAGAACTTGCTTCTAATATCCTTCAAAATAATGGATGCTTAGTGTCGGAATATCAAATAGGCTTAAGGCCACAAAGAAACTATTTTACCGAAAGAGATAGGATACAAAGTGGACTAAGTAAAGGGGTTATTGTGGTTGAAACTGGCTATAAGGGAGGCACCATGCACACGGTAAAGTTTGCAATTGAACAGAGCAAGAGATTAGCATGTATAGTTGGTCATCCAGAAAAATACTCTAAAAGTGATAAGATTAAAGGAGGCTATTCGTTAGTAAATAGACAAGTAGCTTTTGGGATCGGAAACCCAAATGATATTGATTTTTTTATGACATTATTATCTAGTAAATGAAATCCATATCTTGAAATCTGAGTAAAACATTGGGTGATTTGAAAACACTATTCTCATGTGTCAAATGTTTTATTTAATTAACTTTCAATGAGCTAGACTAAATTCTAGGTGAAATAAA includes the following:
- a CDS encoding helix-turn-helix transcriptional regulator, with the translated sequence MRYFSIFASAIIIKMNRIKIILDEKGIKQTWLAKKLNKSYNMVNSYAQNRRQPSLELLYEIAKILNVSVKDLIEDNYDN
- the dprA gene encoding DNA-processing protein DprA, with product MNTKYLLTLLNVPSFGRKSIKTVFERFSGSLSDLEDLNELLKNGSKLNTQIKVPAKDVLQRAYDTALTIMDKSDQNGIQIISCYDDLFPNELHQIPDSPIVLHVKGNLSAIEQNERVAIIGTREPTEWGERAGKRIAQIFTERGYAVVSGLAKGCDTSAHIGCLERNGTTVAVMASGLDHIYPSDNKELASNILQNNGCLVSEYQIGLRPQRNYFTERDRIQSGLSKGVIVVETGYKGGTMHTVKFAIEQSKRLACIVGHPEKYSKSDKIKGGYSLVNRQVAFGIGNPNDIDFFMTLLSSK